A single Bacteroidales bacterium DNA region contains:
- the ribH gene encoding 6,7-dimethyl-8-ribityllumazine synthase, producing the protein MATVNLSDYNISSVPNANGMKFGIIVSEWNNEITEALFDGAYKTLIKHGAKPDDIIKEYVPGTFELTYGAKLTADYKNFDAIIVLGCVIQGETRHFDFICQGVAYGITEINREGKTPIIFGVLTTDNQQQALDRAGGKHGNKGDEAAVTAIKMVAYRRRQM; encoded by the coding sequence ATGGCAACAGTAAACCTGTCTGATTATAATATAAGTTCTGTTCCGAATGCAAATGGTATGAAGTTCGGAATTATAGTTTCTGAATGGAATAACGAAATTACTGAAGCATTATTTGACGGAGCGTATAAAACTTTAATAAAACACGGGGCAAAGCCGGATGATATTATTAAAGAATATGTGCCGGGAACATTTGAATTAACCTACGGTGCTAAATTGACGGCAGATTATAAGAATTTTGATGCTATAATTGTATTAGGTTGTGTGATTCAAGGAGAAACTCGTCATTTTGATTTTATTTGTCAGGGTGTTGCTTACGGTATTACTGAAATTAACAGAGAAGGGAAAACCCCGATTATTTTTGGTGTGTTAACTACCGATAATCAACAACAGGCACTTGACAGAGCCGGAGGTAAGCACGGCAATAAAGGAGACGAAGCAGCCGTAACTGCAATTAAGATGGTTGCTTACAGGAGAAGGCAAATGTAA
- a CDS encoding helix-turn-helix transcriptional regulator: protein MTKKQNLLFKPQMYNKNNTVTKKINIKNMLSICCVRMLRHDFENHNITVNNIGVGFAEISYNPEKISNKEINRILAVSGLSIISNREEKVVEEIKLAVTELVHYMNNADSIAKKSEYIVGKLGLNYRYLSRLFSKYENITLEKYIILNKIERIKNLIDEDEYTLSEIAYMMDYSSVQYLSAQFKKETGYSVSDYKLLEYKEKKSINELF, encoded by the coding sequence TTGACAAAAAAACAAAATTTATTATTTAAACCGCAAATGTATAATAAAAATAATACAGTAACTAAAAAGATTAACATCAAAAATATGTTGAGCATTTGTTGTGTCAGAATGTTAAGGCATGATTTTGAAAATCATAATATTACAGTCAACAATATTGGGGTAGGTTTTGCCGAAATATCATATAACCCTGAAAAAATCAGCAATAAAGAAATTAACCGAATACTTGCTGTGTCCGGCTTAAGCATTATTTCAAATCGAGAAGAAAAGGTTGTAGAGGAAATAAAATTAGCCGTAACAGAATTAGTTCATTATATGAATAATGCAGATTCAATAGCAAAAAAATCAGAATATATTGTAGGAAAATTAGGCTTAAACTACCGTTATTTATCAAGATTATTCTCTAAATATGAAAATATTACTTTAGAAAAATATATTATACTCAATAAAATTGAACGTATTAAAAACTTAATTGACGAAGACGAATACACATTAAGCGAAATTGCATATATGATGGACTACAGCAGTGTTCAATATTTATCTGCACAATTCAAAAAAGAAACAGGATATTCCGTTTCTGATTATAAATTACTTGAATACAAAGAGAAAAAATCAATAAACGAACTCTTTTAA
- a CDS encoding PqqD family protein → MKIRNNIAVSESGFLFDSNTGDSYSLNETGKQIVKMLNENKSEEEIRKYFLENYDIEEGTFENNFYDFINMLSKLNLLENEQ, encoded by the coding sequence ATGAAAATAAGAAATAACATTGCCGTAAGCGAATCCGGCTTTCTATTCGACTCTAATACAGGCGATTCCTATTCTTTAAACGAAACAGGAAAACAAATTGTAAAGATGTTAAATGAAAATAAATCGGAAGAAGAAATACGAAAATACTTCCTTGAAAATTACGATATTGAAGAAGGAACCTTTGAAAATAATTTTTATGACTTCATAAATATGTTAAGCAAACTTAACTTACTTGAAAATGAGCAATAA
- a CDS encoding ATP-grasp domain-containing protein, with protein sequence MSNKKKKYTIAVTGLNNTDNPGPGVPVIRALREAKDFEVRIIGLVYENLEPGIYMQNIADKIYQIPYPSTGSDSLLDRIKYIHSKENLQVLIPNFDAELFTFMKSEEKLKSMGIATFLPTIEQFEERHKSELPEFGKKYDLDIPESKAITSLAEVNNLHLEFDYPLLVKGKFYDAYLAYNASQVIEHFNKISSKWGLPIIIQQFIRGTEVNVVALGDGKGNTIGAVPMRKQYITDKGKAWGGITLTDKNLLDITHDLIKKTKWRGGMELEIIKTNDNKYYIIEINPRIPAWVYLAVGAGQNLPEALVKLALGENVIPFKNYEAGKMFIRYSYDIIGDISQFEKLSITGEL encoded by the coding sequence ATGAGCAATAAAAAGAAGAAATATACAATTGCTGTTACGGGGCTTAATAATACTGACAATCCGGGTCCGGGAGTTCCTGTTATAAGAGCATTGAGAGAAGCAAAAGATTTTGAGGTTCGTATTATCGGTTTAGTATATGAAAATTTAGAACCCGGAATTTACATGCAAAATATTGCCGACAAAATATACCAAATCCCCTACCCCTCAACAGGCTCAGACAGCCTTCTTGACAGAATAAAATACATACATTCAAAAGAAAATTTACAAGTTCTTATACCTAATTTCGATGCCGAACTTTTTACATTTATGAAGTCAGAAGAAAAATTAAAATCAATGGGAATAGCAACCTTTTTGCCTACTATTGAACAATTTGAAGAACGGCATAAATCAGAACTTCCCGAGTTCGGAAAAAAATACGACTTAGATATTCCGGAAAGCAAAGCAATTACAAGTTTAGCCGAAGTAAATAATTTACATCTCGAATTTGATTATCCGCTTCTTGTTAAAGGAAAGTTCTATGACGCTTATCTTGCATATAATGCATCACAAGTTATTGAACATTTCAATAAAATTTCATCGAAATGGGGACTTCCGATAATAATTCAGCAATTTATAAGAGGAACAGAAGTTAATGTTGTTGCTCTCGGCGACGGAAAAGGAAATACAATAGGTGCAGTGCCGATGCGTAAGCAATATATTACCGACAAAGGAAAAGCTTGGGGCGGAATTACGCTTACAGATAAAAATCTGTTAGATATCACACACGATTTAATCAAAAAAACAAAATGGAGAGGCGGAATGGAGTTGGAAATAATAAAAACCAACGACAATAAATATTATATAATTGAAATTAATCCCAGAATTCCGGCTTGGGTTTATCTTGCAGTCGGTGCCGGCCAAAATTTACCTGAGGCTTTAGTAAAATTAGCTCTCGGAGAAAATGTTATACCTTTTAAAAATTATGAAGCAGGTAAAATGTTTATTCGATATTCCTACGACATAATCGGAGATATATCACAATTTGAAAAACTTTCAATAACCGGAGAACTTTAA
- a CDS encoding urea transporter has protein sequence MNHTFNIKDFTHTILNSYSQIFFSENKLFAALLIPVSFLDIWAGASGLLAVLTANITAYIMGYNKLSIKKGVYGFNALLVGLGAGLSFSPGIELFIVVFFASILTLFITLALQGILAKYTLPFLSIPFLLGIWAVILSTKDFSALGLSERGIYTYNELYSIGGKNFTDFYDWFSSLNLPESLRIYFLSLGAIFFQNNILAGILISLGLLYYSRIVFSLSLIGFFAAFLFYKFIGADFSELGYTFIGFNYILTSIAIGSYFVLASWRSYLWTVLLLPVTVIITAGLAKVFAVWTLSIYSLPFNIIVIMFIYVLKLRTGKRQYLTDNFIKQSNPEKTIYLNRTAIEENKSKLFYPVNLPFWGEWSVMQAHNGEYTHKDEWQHAWDFVIIDKNGKQFKNNGNNVEDYLCYGKSVLAPADGIISDIFDGIEDNKIGEINTVKNWGNSIVIKHTELLYTQISHIKKGSFKIQKGDFVKKGDVLAVVGNSGHSPYPHLHFQIQATPYVGSETLDYPLHNYITEKEEKQELITFGKPKLNQKISTAEQNEIIFNSLNFKPGQKVKAEIEINNNKKEFIWEIHKTSYNETYFYCKETKSTAFYFSDDTGFYFKNFYGKKNSALFTFFKSVYSVKKTFYKNIKHTSCIRADLFFKKHTLFVQDFIAPFYLYLKTRFELKYIEKDDDLSPEFVKLQSTVEKSLFGKINKTVQSDILIKDTGEIIINIKEKSTKLTVKP, from the coding sequence ATGAACCATACTTTTAACATAAAAGATTTTACGCATACAATTTTAAACAGTTATTCTCAGATTTTTTTTTCTGAGAATAAACTTTTTGCAGCTTTATTGATACCTGTAAGTTTTTTAGATATTTGGGCAGGAGCATCCGGTTTGCTTGCAGTTCTTACAGCCAACATCACGGCTTATATCATGGGCTACAATAAGTTATCAATAAAAAAAGGCGTATATGGTTTTAATGCTTTACTTGTCGGTTTAGGAGCAGGTTTAAGTTTTTCTCCCGGAATTGAACTTTTTATTGTTGTATTTTTTGCATCAATCTTAACACTTTTCATTACTTTGGCTCTGCAAGGAATTCTGGCAAAATATACATTGCCCTTTCTGAGCATCCCTTTTTTACTCGGTATTTGGGCAGTAATTTTATCAACCAAAGATTTTTCGGCTCTCGGACTAAGCGAAAGAGGAATATACACTTATAATGAATTATACTCAATAGGCGGTAAAAATTTTACCGATTTTTATGATTGGTTTTCAAGTTTAAACCTGCCTGAAAGTTTAAGAATATATTTCCTTTCGTTAGGAGCAATATTTTTTCAAAATAATATTCTTGCCGGAATTTTAATTTCTCTCGGGCTTTTGTATTATTCCAGAATTGTATTTTCACTTTCTTTAATCGGTTTCTTTGCAGCATTTTTATTTTACAAGTTCATAGGTGCCGATTTCTCGGAATTAGGATATACATTTATCGGTTTTAATTATATACTTACATCAATTGCAATCGGAAGTTATTTTGTATTAGCATCTTGGAGGTCTTATTTATGGACAGTCTTACTATTGCCCGTAACAGTAATAATTACTGCCGGTTTAGCAAAAGTTTTTGCTGTTTGGACACTGTCTATTTATTCTTTGCCTTTTAATATTATCGTAATAATGTTTATTTATGTTCTGAAATTAAGAACCGGAAAAAGGCAATATCTTACCGATAATTTTATAAAACAATCTAATCCCGAAAAAACAATATATCTGAATAGAACTGCAATTGAAGAAAACAAAAGCAAACTTTTTTATCCCGTAAATCTGCCGTTTTGGGGAGAATGGTCTGTAATGCAAGCACATAACGGCGAATATACCCATAAAGACGAGTGGCAACATGCCTGGGATTTTGTTATTATTGATAAAAACGGAAAACAATTTAAAAATAACGGCAATAATGTAGAAGATTATCTTTGTTACGGCAAATCTGTTTTAGCTCCTGCCGACGGAATAATATCCGATATTTTTGACGGAATAGAAGACAATAAGATAGGAGAAATAAATACCGTTAAAAACTGGGGAAACTCAATTGTAATAAAACATACAGAATTACTTTATACACAAATAAGCCATATTAAAAAAGGTTCTTTCAAGATACAAAAAGGAGATTTTGTAAAAAAAGGAGATGTGCTGGCAGTTGTCGGAAATTCGGGGCATTCACCCTATCCTCACTTACATTTTCAAATACAGGCAACTCCTTATGTCGGCTCTGAAACTTTAGATTATCCGCTTCATAACTATATTACAGAAAAAGAAGAAAAACAAGAACTAATTACTTTCGGAAAACCGAAATTGAATCAAAAAATATCAACTGCCGAACAAAATGAAATAATATTTAATTCATTAAATTTTAAACCCGGGCAAAAAGTTAAAGCCGAAATTGAAATTAATAACAATAAAAAAGAGTTTATATGGGAAATTCATAAAACATCTTATAATGAAACTTACTTTTATTGTAAAGAAACAAAGTCAACGGCATTTTATTTTTCTGATGACACAGGCTTTTATTTTAAAAACTTTTACGGTAAAAAGAACTCGGCATTATTTACATTCTTTAAATCTGTGTATTCGGTAAAAAAAACATTTTACAAAAACATTAAACATACATCATGTATCAGAGCAGATTTATTTTTCAAAAAACATACATTGTTTGTTCAAGATTTCATTGCTCCGTTTTATCTATATTTAAAAACAAGATTTGAACTGAAATATATTGAAAAAGATGATGATTTATCTCCTGAATTTGTAAAATTGCAGTCAACTGTTGAAAAATCTCTATTCGGAAAAATAAATAAAACTGTTCAATCCGATATTTTAATTAAAGATACAGGAGAAATAATCATTAACATAAAAGAAAAATCGACAAAACTAACTGTTAAACCTTAA
- a CDS encoding tetratricopeptide repeat protein produces MKKLIIVTSLIFSFTIAVAQNSTEVINAFKNSYSLEKNGEYKKAVNELKKVYSNDSYEINLRIGWLSYNAGLFDESAAHYQKAVNLKPYSEEAKFGLIYPKAAQGKWSEVINLYNKILEINPKNTIANYRLGLIYFGSKSYSKSAKYFENVLNLYPFDYDALIMLAWTDYYLGKTKEAKILFTKVLMNTPDDKSAKEGLKLIE; encoded by the coding sequence ATGAAGAAACTAATCATTGTCACAAGTCTAATTTTCAGTTTTACAATCGCTGTTGCACAAAATTCAACAGAAGTAATAAATGCTTTTAAAAACAGTTATTCTCTTGAAAAAAATGGAGAATATAAAAAAGCAGTAAATGAATTAAAAAAAGTATATTCAAATGATTCTTACGAGATTAATTTAAGAATCGGTTGGTTATCATATAATGCCGGTTTATTTGATGAATCAGCGGCACATTATCAAAAAGCTGTTAACCTTAAACCATATTCCGAAGAAGCAAAATTCGGATTAATTTACCCGAAAGCTGCACAAGGAAAATGGAGTGAAGTTATTAATTTATATAATAAAATTCTTGAAATAAACCCTAAAAACACAATTGCAAATTACAGATTGGGACTTATTTATTTCGGAAGCAAAAGTTACTCAAAATCAGCAAAATATTTTGAAAATGTTCTTAATCTTTACCCGTTTGATTACGATGCATTAATAATGCTTGCATGGACTGATTATTATCTCGGAAAAACCAAAGAAGCAAAAATTTTATTTACAAAAGTATTAATGAACACACCCGATGATAAATCAGCAAAAGAAGGTTTAAAATTGATTGAATAA
- a CDS encoding tetratricopeptide repeat protein codes for MAKKKQQKLDSRFETLEGSISKTEQFLEKNQRQLTIAAIFILAVVSGIFAYKKFIVEPQSGEAQEQVFVAQQYFERDSFDLALNGDGDFPGFLGIIDDYGATNVAELCYYYAGISYFKLGEYENAIDYLSDFSTSDEVLSAISFGAIGDSYTELGEFEDAAKFYKKAADESDNKLSAPIFLLKYGRVNEEIQNWKEALAAYEKVKKDYADTEEGRSIDKFITRAKMHL; via the coding sequence ATGGCAAAGAAAAAACAACAAAAATTAGACAGTCGTTTTGAAACATTAGAGGGTTCAATATCAAAAACGGAGCAGTTTCTTGAAAAGAATCAAAGACAACTGACAATAGCGGCAATTTTTATTCTTGCTGTTGTAAGCGGTATCTTTGCTTATAAGAAGTTTATTGTAGAACCTCAAAGCGGAGAAGCACAAGAACAAGTTTTTGTTGCTCAGCAATATTTTGAAAGAGATTCATTTGATTTGGCATTAAACGGTGACGGTGATTTTCCGGGCTTTTTAGGTATTATAGATGATTACGGTGCCACAAATGTTGCAGAATTGTGTTATTATTATGCAGGAATTTCTTATTTTAAACTTGGCGAATATGAAAATGCAATAGATTATTTATCGGATTTTTCAACAAGTGATGAAGTATTGTCTGCAATTTCATTTGGAGCAATAGGAGATTCTTATACAGAATTGGGAGAATTTGAAGATGCTGCAAAATTTTATAAAAAAGCAGCAGATGAAAGTGATAACAAATTATCGGCACCGATATTTCTTTTAAAATACGGCAGAGTTAATGAAGAAATTCAAAACTGGAAAGAAGCATTAGCTGCTTATGAAAAAGTTAAAAAAGATTATGCTGATACAGAAGAAGGCAGAAGTATTGATAAGTTTATTACGAGAGCAAAAATGCATTTGTAA
- the recF gene encoding DNA replication and repair protein RecF (All proteins in this family for which functions are known are DNA-binding proteins that assist the filamentation of RecA onto DNA for the initiation of recombination or recombinational repair.): MHLKNLNILNFKNLEEVNINLSKKLNCFTGKNGAGKTNLLDAIYYLSFTKSYFNTSDSMNLNINSNFFVIRGKYKRKDKKEDIYCGYTKEKKKTFKRNDKAYKKFSEHIGLIPIVMVSPDDIILISGSSEERRKYIDSVISQYDKEYLHVLIKYNKVIQQRNRLLKNYSQSGYFDKDTISIYNSQLTEYGTLIYNKRHHFILELQTVFTKYYEIISKNNETVELNYQSHLNNSELLELLEASIEKDKILGYTTKGIHRDDLNFGINSFSLRKAGSQGQQKTFLISLKFAQYEFIKEISKISPLLLLDDVFDKFDAERVEEIIKLTSNNNFGQIFISDTNPERVKKVIDKEKGNYKLFSVEKGKITDITD; this comes from the coding sequence GTGCATTTAAAGAACTTAAACATACTGAATTTTAAAAACTTAGAAGAAGTTAATATCAATCTGTCAAAAAAATTGAACTGCTTCACGGGAAAAAATGGTGCCGGGAAAACAAATTTACTGGATGCAATCTATTATCTTTCATTTACAAAAAGTTATTTTAACACATCAGATTCAATGAATTTGAATATAAACAGCAACTTTTTTGTTATTCGGGGAAAATACAAAAGAAAAGACAAAAAAGAAGATATTTATTGCGGTTACACAAAAGAAAAAAAGAAAACTTTTAAACGTAATGATAAAGCTTATAAAAAATTTTCGGAACATATCGGTTTAATTCCCATTGTCATGGTTTCGCCTGATGATATTATATTAATTTCGGGCTCAAGTGAGGAAAGAAGAAAATATATTGATTCGGTAATTTCGCAATACGACAAAGAATATCTGCACGTTTTAATTAAATACAATAAAGTTATTCAACAAAGAAACAGGCTGTTAAAAAATTATTCTCAATCGGGCTATTTTGACAAAGATACAATCAGCATATATAACTCACAACTAACAGAATACGGAACACTAATTTATAATAAAAGACATCATTTTATTTTAGAATTACAAACAGTTTTTACAAAGTATTACGAAATCATTTCTAAAAATAATGAAACTGTTGAATTAAATTATCAATCTCATTTAAATAATTCAGAATTACTTGAACTGTTAGAAGCTTCAATTGAAAAAGACAAAATTTTAGGTTATACTACAAAAGGAATTCACAGAGATGATTTAAATTTCGGAATTAACAGCTTTTCGTTAAGAAAAGCAGGTTCACAAGGGCAACAAAAAACATTTCTTATTTCATTAAAATTTGCTCAATATGAGTTCATTAAAGAAATAAGTAAAATAAGCCCTTTGCTGTTGCTCGATGACGTTTTTGATAAATTTGATGCCGAGCGTGTTGAAGAAATCATAAAACTTACAAGTAATAATAATTTCGGACAAATATTTATAAGCGACACAAACCCCGAACGTGTAAAAAAAGTAATTGATAAAGAAAAAGGAAATTACAAGTTATTTAGTGTTGAAAAAGGAAAAATAACAGATATTACAGATTAG
- a CDS encoding DNA polymerase III subunit gamma/tau — MENYIVSARKYRPIDFKSVVGQKSVTVTLKNSIKNSQLAHAYLFSGPRGVGKTSCARIFAKTINCENRKDDFEACNECESCISFNEGRSYNIHELDAASNNSVEDIRNLIEQVRIPPQIGTHSVYIIDEVHMLSSQAFNAFLKTLEEPPSYAIFVLATTEKHKIIPTILSRCQIFDFNRIKVEDAVNYLSYIATQEKIEAEEEALNIIAQKADGAMRDALSFFDQIVSFSGKKITYQATIDNLNVLDYDYYFKLTDFIYENNLSESLLIFNEILNNGFDGHHFITGLSSHFRDLMVCKDASTVQLLEVGSSIKDKYLSQAQKINLNFLLKALEISNKTDLSYRGSRNKRLQIELALMQMCTITNQAVEKKKTEPAQEKTPIVSEKKEVYQKENKTAPKQNTIIKKSGISLNSEIKKETEETTENSEINNSIGTSEINEDLLNKAWAKFAEKLKSKIRLYNALKDKKLTVINKNTAELTVTNNNLEQTLNKIKSRMLDVMRKELNNKFFELQIKVQEFEENNSEHLYTDRDKYKYLVNKNPNLDKLKNKFDLDF, encoded by the coding sequence ATGGAAAATTATATTGTATCAGCCAGAAAATACAGACCTATTGATTTTAAATCCGTCGTAGGACAAAAATCTGTTACCGTTACTCTGAAAAACTCAATTAAGAACAGTCAACTTGCTCATGCATATTTGTTCTCAGGTCCGAGGGGTGTGGGAAAAACATCTTGTGCCAGAATTTTTGCAAAAACAATAAATTGCGAAAACAGAAAAGATGATTTCGAAGCCTGTAACGAATGTGAATCATGTATTTCTTTCAATGAAGGCAGATCGTATAATATTCATGAACTTGATGCTGCTTCAAACAATTCGGTTGAAGACATAAGAAACCTTATTGAACAAGTAAGAATTCCGCCGCAAATAGGAACACACAGCGTCTATATAATTGATGAGGTACACATGTTATCATCTCAAGCATTTAATGCATTCCTGAAAACACTGGAAGAACCGCCTTCTTATGCAATTTTTGTTTTGGCAACAACCGAAAAGCACAAAATAATACCCACTATCCTGTCAAGGTGCCAAATATTTGATTTTAACAGAATTAAAGTTGAAGATGCAGTAAACTATTTATCATATATTGCAACACAAGAAAAAATTGAAGCAGAAGAAGAAGCATTAAATATTATTGCTCAAAAAGCAGACGGTGCAATGAGAGATGCCTTATCTTTCTTTGACCAAATTGTAAGCTTCTCGGGTAAAAAAATTACTTACCAAGCAACTATAGATAATTTAAATGTTCTTGATTACGATTACTATTTCAAATTAACCGATTTTATATACGAAAATAATCTATCGGAATCTTTATTAATTTTTAATGAAATTCTTAACAACGGCTTCGACGGTCATCATTTCATAACAGGCTTAAGCTCTCATTTCAGAGATTTAATGGTTTGCAAAGATGCAAGCACAGTTCAACTGTTGGAAGTAGGTTCATCAATAAAAGACAAATATTTATCGCAAGCACAAAAAATAAATCTTAATTTTCTGCTTAAAGCTTTGGAAATAAGCAATAAAACAGATCTTTCATACAGAGGCAGCAGAAATAAAAGATTACAAATTGAACTTGCATTAATGCAAATGTGCACAATAACAAACCAAGCTGTTGAGAAAAAAAAAACTGAACCCGCACAAGAAAAAACACCAATAGTTTCAGAAAAAAAAGAAGTATATCAAAAAGAAAATAAAACTGCCCCTAAACAGAATACGATAATTAAAAAATCAGGTATTTCTTTAAATTCCGAAATAAAAAAAGAAACCGAAGAAACAACTGAAAATTCTGAAATTAATAATAGTATAGGAACTTCCGAAATTAATGAAGATTTACTTAATAAAGCCTGGGCTAAGTTCGCTGAAAAATTAAAATCTAAAATCAGACTCTATAATGCTTTAAAGGATAAAAAATTGACTGTTATAAATAAAAATACGGCAGAATTAACAGTAACAAATAACAACTTAGAGCAAACATTAAACAAAATAAAGTCAAGAATGCTTGACGTGATGCGAAAAGAATTAAATAACAAATTCTTTGAATTACAAATTAAAGTACAAGAATTTGAAGAAAACAACTCAGAACACCTATATACCGACAGAGATAAATACAAATATTTAGTAAATAAAAATCCGAACTTAGACAAACTAAAGAATAAATTCGATTTAGATTTTTAA